A stretch of DNA from Arachis hypogaea cultivar Tifrunner chromosome 19, arahy.Tifrunner.gnm2.J5K5, whole genome shotgun sequence:
TGGGAATAACGGGAGTAAGATTCTCCTAACAACCCGTAGCGGAAATGTTGCTTCTGTGTTCGCACCTAACAGTCGACATTATCGACTAAGTTTATTGTCGGAGGAACATTGTTGGCCGCTGTTTTTGAAGCATTCATCCATTTCTACTGGTTCTAAACAATATGCAATTCTAGAGCCAATGGGTAGAAAAATTGTTCAAAAGTGTAAGGGGTTACCTTTGGCTGTGAAGGCACTTGGGGGTTTATTGCGCAGTAAGTATAATGAAGGAGATTGGGAGAATGTACTTGATAGTAAAATTTGGGAACTCTCGGAAGATGTCAGTCCTGCATTAAGAGTTAGTTATCATTACCTTCCTTCACATTTAAAGCGGTGTTTTGTTTATTGCTCAATATTTCCGGAGGATTATGAATTTGACAaagacaaattaattttgttatggATGGCTGAAGACCTTTTACAACCAAAGGAAAACAACGGATTAGAAAATGTTGGTTGTGCATATTTTGATGAATTAGTTGCAAGGTCATTTTTTCAACCCTCCAATACTAATGAAAAGTTATTTGTAATGCATGATCTTATGCATGATCTAGCAACGTTTTTTGCTGGAAAATTCTATTTCAAAGGCAAAGAATTTTGCAATCAACACATGATAGACAACAAAACTCGTCATTTGTCATATGCTACAAAATTTGTGGTTAGCATCAAATTATTTCGAGAGGCCAATAATGGAGCAGGACACCTGAGAACATTTTTAGATTTTACTTTGCTTCGCCGTGATCAATCAATTGATATTGAAAGCTATTCTTGGCTCTTAAAACAACAATTAGGGTGTTTAAGAGTTTTGTCATTTAAACGCTCGTTTATAGAGTCATTGCCTGATTCAATAGGtgaattgattcttttgcgttacTTGAATCTCTCTTACGCACCTATTGTGACATTGCCCGAGTCAATATGTAAATTATACAATCTCCAAACTTTGAGGTTAAAGAATTGTGCTCGGTTAGAGATGCTTCCCAGCCGCATGGAAGATCTTGTGAACCTGCGTCACCTTGATATTCGAGGAGCTTCTTGTCTGCAAGAAATGCCGAAGGGAATGAGCAAGTTAAAGCATCTAAACTTCTTAAGTGATTATATTGTCGGCGAGCATGAAGAAAATGGGATAAGAGAACTGGGAACACTGGACAATCTCCATGGCTCATTTTGCATTTCCAAGTTGGAGAATGTCAAGAATAGCGGTGAAGTTTTGGAGGCAAAGATGGGTAACAAGAAGCACATCAACACTTTAGAATTGAATTGGCTTCCAGATGGTGACATTGATGATGTTCAAACTGAAGGAGATATACTTGACAAGTTACAACCTCATCAAAACTTGAAAGAGTTATCAATTATTGGTTATCGAGGTGAAAGATTCCCAGATTGGTTAGGCCTTTCTTGCTACTCCAATATGACCAAATTGAGTCTGAAGCGTTGTAAGAATTGTTGTGAGCTTCCTTCATTGGGACATTTACCCTTTTTACGGCATCTGGAGTTTTCTGATCTTGATGGGTTGGAGAGAATTGATTTTGAGATTCACAACAACAAAAATGGATCATTTCAACAGAAGACACCCTTCGAATCTCTTGAAACTCTGGAAATTAAGAGCATGTCTGGTTGGCGAGAGTGGCATTTTCCTGATGAGTTTGATGGTTTTCCTGAGCTTAGATTCCTTGAAATAAGTTGTTGTCCGGTGTTGAGGGGAGGTCTGCCTGCTCACCTTCCGGCTCTGGAGAAACTTAAGATTGTTGAATGTGAAGAGCTTGCATTTCCGCTGCCGAGGGCTCCCAAGCTTCACCAATTAGTTGTAGAGGGTTATTCTAGGCCTTCGCGGCCGAGGGAGGGAATGGCACCGCACAATATAAAAATTTCAGGAACCCAGCTGGCGAATTCCATATTGGAGTGGCTACCGCACATCCAACAGCGTGTCCATCGTCTGCGTATAATTAACTGTGAGTCAGCCATATCAATTTCAGGAGATCATTTGCCGGCTCCGTTACTATATCTGGAAATCTCTCATTGTTCAAAATTAACATTCTCCGAGCAAATGCAACACAAGTCGCTAATGAAGATAAAGGTAGTGGGGTGTGGTTCACTGACGTTGTTTCCAATGGCGGGCTTTCCAAATCTCACGGAACTCGTAATCAGTGAATGCCAAAGCATGGAAAAACTTCATGTTGAGGTACCACAGGCTCTTCCGAATCTCCTTTGTTTAAGGATCTCAGAGTGCCCCAGTCTAGTATCCTTGTCGTCGCTAGGGTTGGCTGCGCCCCACCTACAGGAGCTGTGTATAAAAGATTGCCGAAAAATCGATTGTTTTGCTGAGGAGTGCCTCCCTCCGAGTTTGAAAACTCTTGAGGTCATTGAGTGCGAGAAACTAGCGAGTTGGATTACATCAAATGTTTTGCAGAGTGAAGGCCTTACCGATCTTAAGCTTGCCTCATGCTTTGATATAAAGTCGTTCCCAGGAGAGGGTTGCCTTCCTGCTTCTCTTGAGTGTCTTATATTGCGCAAGTTTCCAAATCTGGAGACGCTTGATTGCAAGGGGCTTCACCATCTTACCTCTCTCAAAACTTTAGCAATTGGTCAGTGTGAAAAGCTTGAGAATATCACAGAAAAACATTGGCTTGCCTCCATAGAAAATATCTACATGGGGGAAGAATGTCCTTTGAGGCGTAAGCTGGAAGAGATGGAACACCCACGGATTCAATTCATTCCAGGTAAGTGTTTTTGTTCTGTTCTTCCCTAAACTCACTGCTCTCCTATTATAATCGTTTGCATCAACCATTTTCATTCTCTTGTTAATACACCACGTCAATATTTATTATCTTTTCATTTCTTATGGGTgccattttttccaattttttaagGATAACAAATTAGATGCTTAGAAAATAACAAAACGGTAAACTTTTTCATGATCGCTTCTATATTGCTTACATTATTTGTATGGTTTATTGCAGATCCGCCTCCTCTTTATGATCCTAATCCATGCTCCATCATGTAGTGTGCAATGAAAGCGAGTCAGTGGCATTCGGGTAGGCAATACTTCATGAAATGGATTATCTTGCTTTTTTGGTAACAACTGAAAAGTCATACCATTTAGGAAAAAATAGCTTACTTTTCTTATgccatcttattttaattttaattttgtttttatttctgtCACCTTGATAAAAGTGCTCCAGtctatttttctatatataatatttatgaaagtatattttaaatttatcttaatTCTGTGTGTAAAAGGCTGGTCTAAACCTAGATTTTATTTGTCTCCGGGTTCTATGTTTTTCAGCATATTCTTGCATTGGGTCTTCCAGATTTGCGCTCATGGAATTCGATATGTATTGCTCATCTGACTCTTTTGATTTGCCAAAATTGAATGTTAGTATCCCAGTATACTTCTGTATGTCAATATCTACAATCTCTAATATACTCATACTCATAAGATGTTATATAGTTTTTGAGTGCAAAAAGAAATGAAATGTTGGTTTTTGATTGCATTGTCCGTGTCTTGCAAAGCCACCTCTTGCACTGTCTCTACATTTTTATTGACTGAATAATCCTACCTTGCTTTGTTCAGGTTTATTTATGAATGGAGCAACTTGCTATACCAATGAATCTCTAGAACCACCCACTATGTCAATTAAAGAATTTGCTTCTGCTGCAAGGAAAGCAAATAATCAAGGTTACATACTGTTTCTAGCTTTTTGTGCTGATATTATGCTTTATTTAAAATTTCCATCATTGCTCGTACTTGTTCCTTGTCCCTGTCTAATTATACTTATCTCTGTTTTAAAATGTAGAGTCTAAGATTGCAAGAAGATGCATGTCGTTTCGTGGATATGATAATGCAAGCATTCGATGATA
This window harbors:
- the LOC114924019 gene encoding putative disease resistance RPP13-like protein 1 isoform X2, translating into MASKLEGGAYLSSFVDAISKKLSSILEDDSVLEGNDSVLELLERLDEILCDVDPVLDDAELKQFRNDRVKKWLVDLQDALYMADDFLDELSTKAATATPGNSSSWSRPVDSIIEDSGVNVIEKIVGKLESLVRRKGKLGLEKSAKLDTSWRIPSTSLVVSSDVVGRDEDKENIIKLLLDDTCDAESHVTVIPIVGMGGIGKTTLAQLVYNDAKVIGKFDTRAWVCVAENPDPVHVTRTIIGAIDSSPHNTDNFDSLQTDLKKKLTGKTFIVVLDDVWDEQPDAWENFLKPFHYGNNGSKILLTTRSGNVASVFAPNSRHYRLSLLSEEHCWPLFLKHSSISTGSKQYAILEPMGRKIVQKCKGLPLAVKALGGLLRSKYNEGDWENVLDSKIWELSEDVSPALRVSYHYLPSHLKRCFVYCSIFPEDYEFDKDKLILLWMAEDLLQPKENNGLENVGCAYFDELVARSFFQPSNTNEKLFVMHDLMHDLATFFAGKFYFKGKEFCNQHMIDNKTRHLSYATKFVVSIKLFREANNGAGHLRTFLDFTLLRRDQSIDIESYSWLLKQQLGCLRVLSFKRSFIESLPDSIGELILLRYLNLSYAPIVTLPESICKLYNLQTLRLKNCARLEMLPSRMEDLVNLRHLDIRGASCLQEMPKGMSKLKHLNFLSDYIVGEHEENGIRELGTLDNLHGSFCISKLENVKNSGEVLEAKMGNKKHINTLELNWLPDGDIDDVQTEGDILDKLQPHQNLKELSIIGYRGERFPDWLGLSCYSNMTKLSLKRCKNCCELPSLGHLPFLRHLEFSDLDGLERIDFEIHNNKNGSFQQKTPFESLETLEIKSMSGWREWHFPDEFDGFPELRFLEISCCPVLRGGLPAHLPALEKLKIVECEELAFPLPRAPKLHQLVVEGYSRPSRPREGMAPHNIKISGTQLANSILEWLPHIQQRVHRLRIINCESAISISGDHLPAPLLYLEISHCSKLTFSEQMQHKSLMKIKVVGCGSLTLFPMAGFPNLTELVISECQSMEKLHVEVPQALPNLLCLRISECPSLVSLSSLGLAAPHLQELCIKDCRKIDCFAEECLPPSLKTLEVIECEKLASWITSNVLQSEGLTDLKLASCFDIKSFPGEGCLPASLECLILRKFPNLETLDCKGLHHLTSLKTLAIGQCEKLENITEKHWLASIENIYMGEECPLRRKLEEMEHPRIQFIPDPPPLYDPNPCSIM
- the LOC114924019 gene encoding putative disease resistance RPP13-like protein 1 isoform X1, with amino-acid sequence MASKLEGGAYLSSFVDAISKKLSSILEDDSVLEGNDSVLELLERLDEILCDVDPVLDDAELKQFRNDRVKKWLVDLQDALYMADDFLDELSTKAATATPGNSSSWSRPVDSIIEDSGVNVIEKIVGKLESLVRRKGKLGLEKSAKLDTSWRIPSTSLVVSSDVVGRDEDKENIIKLLLDDTCDAESHVTVIPIVGMGGIGKTTLAQLVYNDAKVIGKFDTRAWVCVAENPDPVHVTRTIIGAIDSSPHNTDNFDSLQTDLKKKLTGKTFIVVLDDVWDEQPDAWENFLKPFHYGNNGSKILLTTRSGNVASVFAPNSRHYRLSLLSEEHCWPLFLKHSSISTGSKQYAILEPMGRKIVQKCKGLPLAVKALGGLLRSKYNEGDWENVLDSKIWELSEDVSPALRVSYHYLPSHLKRCFVYCSIFPEDYEFDKDKLILLWMAEDLLQPKENNGLENVGCAYFDELVARSFFQPSNTNEKLFVMHDLMHDLATFFAGKFYFKGKEFCNQHMIDNKTRHLSYATKFVVSIKLFREANNGAGHLRTFLDFTLLRRDQSIDIESYSWLLKQQLGCLRVLSFKRSFIESLPDSIGELILLRYLNLSYAPIVTLPESICKLYNLQTLRLKNCARLEMLPSRMEDLVNLRHLDIRGASCLQEMPKGMSKLKHLNFLSDYIVGEHEENGIRELGTLDNLHGSFCISKLENVKNSGEVLEAKMGNKKHINTLELNWLPDGDIDDVQTEGDILDKLQPHQNLKELSIIGYRGERFPDWLGLSCYSNMTKLSLKRCKNCCELPSLGHLPFLRHLEFSDLDGLERIDFEIHNNKNGSFQQKTPFESLETLEIKSMSGWREWHFPDEFDGFPELRFLEISCCPVLRGGLPAHLPALEKLKIVECEELAFPLPRAPKLHQLVVEGYSRPSRPREGMAPHNIKISGTQLANSILEWLPHIQQRVHRLRIINCESAISISGDHLPAPLLYLEISHCSKLTFSEQMQHKSLMKIKVVGCGSLTLFPMAGFPNLTELVISECQSMEKLHVEVPQALPNLLCLRISECPSLVSLSSLGLAAPHLQELCIKDCRKIDCFAEECLPPSLKTLEVIECEKLASWITSNVLQSEGLTDLKLASCFDIKSFPGEGCLPASLECLILRKFPNLETLDCKGLHHLTSLKTLAIGQCEKLENITEKHWLASIENIYMGEECPLRRKLEEMEHPRIQFIPDPPRLYRPNAYSIIRDYCRFASSLSS